The genomic segment CGGACGGCCACCAATATCGGGAAGATGCGCGATCGATCCCGCATAGGCCACCACTTTGCCGTTCTTGAAGATCGGTGTGATCATCGTCACGTCGGGAAGGTGCCCGGTGCCGATTTCCGGATCGTTGGTAGCGAGAACGTCGCCCTCTTCGAGCTTGTCAACCGGAAACTTCGGCAGGAAGTACTGCTGCGCTGCGGCCGGAAGCGAGCTGATGAAGACCGGGATTGACCAGGTACACTGTGCGAGTGCACGTCCGCGGCTGTCCATCAGCACCGTCACGTAATCGTGGTTCTCACGTACGATCGGTGAGAAGGCGGTCCGGCCGAGGGCGTTGTCGGCCTGATCGGCGATGAAGATCAGGCGATTCCACATGACCTGCAGGTTGATCGGGTCGTTAAAATCGGGCGTTGACTTCGACATGATACTGCCCCTTACAGGATGTTGATGACGAGGTTGCCGTTGGCGTCGACGTGCGCCGTGCCGCTCGGCCCGACCACGGCGGTCGACTCGCGCTGCTCAACGATGGCAGGCCCCTGGATCGGCTCGTCCACCGGCAAGCGGTAATGATCGTAGACCGGCGTTGCCACAAAGGCGCCGAGCTCGTGGAAATAGACCTCACGATGTCCCTTGAGGGCATCGGCGACGTCGGTGTGATGCGGACGGGTAACTTGGTCCTTCTCACCGCTGGCTCGCAGGCGCCAGGTGATCACTTCGACCGGGGCGGACACGGTGCGTCCGAACAGCTCGCGATAGAGCTTGTAGAAGTTATCGAGCAACTGCTTCAGGAACTCATCCTTTGGCAGGCTGCGATCCGGCAGTTGGACGGTGATCTCATAACCCTGGCCGATATGGCGCATGTCGACCGTATAGCGGTTGGTGATCGTGTCCTTGGAGACGCCACCAGCACTGACGACCTCGGACCCTTGAGCCGCGAGATCGTCGAGAACCTGGTTCATGACCTCCATGTCCCAGCTGTCGATTGCCATCGGATGGCTCGCTGACAGGTCGACTGCGACCGGTGCAATCAGGAGGCCGATCGCCGATGTCACGCCGGCGCCCGTTGGGCAGATGATCCGCTTGATGCCGAGCTTGCGGGCGATGCCGTAGGCATGGACCGGGCCGGCGCCGCCGAATGCCACCATGGGCAGCGAGCGCGGGTCGACCCCGAGATCCGTCGCGTGCATGGCGGCAGCCTTGCTCATGGATTCGTTGACGAGGTCGTGGATGCCCCAGGCGCAGCGCTCGACGCTGACGCCGAGATCGTTTGCGAGCTTCTCTATGGCTGTGCGAGCTGCGTCTTTCGAGACCTTGAACGAGCCACCGACAAACGACTCGACCCCCATATAGCCAAGCAAAATGTCGGCATCGGTTACCGTCGGTTCCGTGCCGCCGCGTTGATAGGCAGCTGGGCCTGGCAGAGCTCCGGCCGACCGCGGGCCGACATCGAGCAGGCCGAGCGGGTTTTTGGCCGCGATGGAGCCGCCGCCGGCGCCGATCTCGATCATCTGGATCGATTGGATCTTCAATGGGAAGCCCGATCCCTTGCGGAAGCGCTGGTAGTGAGCCACCTCTAACTCGGTGCCGACAGTCGGCTCGCCATGCGGGATCAGGCAAAGCTTGGCGGTCGTGCCGCCCATGTCGAAGGACAGCACGCTTCCCTCGCCGGCGATCCGGCCGAACTCTGCGGCGGCGACCGCCCCTGCGGCCGGGCCGGACTCGATCAGGCGCACCGGCAGCTCGGCGGCGCGCCGGCTCGGGACCAATCCACCCGAGGATGTCATCCAGAGAACCTGGCGGTCGATGCCCTTCTTGGCGAACTCGCGTTGGAGATGGGCCACATGGCCGGACATCTGCGGCCGGGTATAGGCATTGACGACGGTCGTCGAGGCGCGGTCGAATTCCCGAACCTCCGGACAGACTTCCGAAGACAGCGACACGAAGATGTCCGGGTCCTCCTCACGCAGGAGAGCCGCAACGCGCTGCTCGTGCTGCGGATATTTGTAGGCGTGCAGCAGGCAGACGGCGACGGAGCGGATGCCCTTCTCCTTGAGCCTGCCGGCAATCTCACGGACGGTCTCTTCCTTCAGCTCCGTGATGACGTCGCCGCTGGCGGCGATGCGTTCGTCCACGCCGAAGCTGTTTGCCCGGCTGACAAGCGGATCGGGATACTTGATGTTCAAGTCATAGAGATCGTAACGGCCCTCATTCCGGATGCGCAGCATGTCCCGGAAGCCGTCTGTCGTGATGAAGCCGGTCTCGACGCCCTTGCGTTCCAGAACCGCGTTCGTGACGACCGTGGTCGCACCCAGAACCTGGAGGTTTTCGAGGGAGATCGATTGCCCGAATTGCTCGAGCAGTTCTGTGACACCCTGCACCACAGCCTCTGCTGGGTTCTTTGGAGTGCTCAGGACCTTGTGGAGGTGAAGGTCGCCGTCGTCGTCCAGGAGGGCGAAATCCGTGAAGGTTCCCCCGGTGTCGAAAGCCAGTTTTGCCATGTTTCCCTCGAGCGAGCAGGCGACGCTTGGCGTCGTTCCAGCGAATTTGGCCAAGCCAAATTTCCATGTCATCGGTGAGGTTAGGCGAAGGATTCCGCGGTCGCCAACACAACTACGGTCTGCCGCTATAGCCTTTCTTTATAGCGTCCGGATAAAGTGACGCCGGCATTGTCAACCACACGCAGCTTTTCCTTGGAAGGCAGGCCTCGCGTGAGACTCTGGCTGCAAAACCAGTAGTGGGAGCGGGAGGTTGCGATGGAAGCATCAGTGCGCGAGGCGCTGTCGGGCGTCGCTACGGTGCAGGACGTGATCAAAGCCTTCAAGGACGAGGATCATTGCCGACGGCCACTCGAAGCCATGGTCTGGCCAACCGGACGGATTTGCTTGGCTGCAACTATCGTTCCTCCATCGTCTTGATGGGCCGGGAGAATAGGAAGCGGGCCTGGCCCGGACTCTACCAATGCTCAAACGGCACTTGCCGATTTCGGTTCATCGTCACGACACGAACACCTTTACACGCGACGAGGCGGTCGCTTCAGATGTGGCTGATACTACAGTCGGACAAAGACATCTTCTCTATCCGCTTGGTGGAAGCCCACGGCATCAGCGCGCCGACGGCTTGGCGTATGGCCGATGCCCTGCGCCTGATGGCGCGGCACGAGCAGGCGCTGGATGGCGTGGTCGAACAACGGCCTCGATGTGGGTGGCAAGCCGCAGAGGGAGCCGAACTATGTTTCACTAGGACATGGCCCCAAAGACCACCTTAAGACCTTGAAAACGGTGGCGCTCGTGGCTGTGCAGCGGCCGCCGGATCAAAGCATTGGTGCATGCGCCGGTAAGACTCGGGCAGTAGTGATCGAGGATTTGTTCGAATTCGAGGCCGATCGCGCCCTCACGGAGTCTGTCGATCCCAGCGCACATCTAATGAATGATGAATGGAAGGCGTGTATCTCTGGACAGTGCCTTGGCAGCCCATGACGCCGTCTACTATGAGGCTTGCGACTACGCCTGCGACCGGCTCACATCAACTCCGCGGAAGAATCCGCCGCGCCGTCCCAACGGTCGACCCTGTCAGCCCGCATCTGGCGGATTTCTATTTCCACGAGAGCGGCTTTCGGTTGTGGTCTCAGCGGGTCGTCACAGGGCAAGCGTGCCGGTGGGCGCGCTAAGGGCATAAGATTACTAAGACCCTATTGGCGCGGGTTCCACAAGCGTTGCAGCTTTCAGCAGCCTTCCGCTCAGCCGTGGGGCGTGAGATGCGCCGAACAAAGCGGGTGGGATCGATCTGCGAAAGGAGCTGTCTTCGGTTGATAATGCCGAGTGACGCTTAGGCCGACCGTATGCCTTGATGGAGATCACGCATCAGCCTTTCAACCGTGGCAAGCAGGACCGATCGGGCCGCCAAGGCTGGCTCGGACAGCGGGAGATGATCGGAGGTGCACAGGGATACGGTGGCCTCGATCACGGGCCGCACGAGTCGTCTGACCTGGGCACCGGCGAAGCTTGCGGTCTCGGTCGCCACTGAGGCAGGAAGAATGGTCGAACCCAAGCCATCCAGCACCGCGGCGCTGAGGGCCGGAACGGACTCGATCTCGGCCGCAACTTCGGGCATGACCCGCGCCCGCGACAGAGCCTCGTCGATCAGCCGACGAAGCAGATGGCTCTTGCTCGGCAGCAGAAGTGGAACACCATTCAAAGCTGAAAGGGGCAAAGGCTCACCGGCTTCGCCGGGGAGCTCCAGCCCAGAAGGCGAGACGAGGAACATCTCCTCGCGGAAGAGCGGCTGAAGGGTCACGCCCTTCATCGGGTCCGCCGAATAAATGAGCGCCATGTCCATCTTGCCGGTCATGATCAGTTCGCTCAGGATATGCCCGAAGCTGTCATTGATGTGGATAACGATCCGCGGATGCTGGACCTTCATCTCCTTCAGCAGCGGCAACGAAAGGGCGCTCGAACTTGAATAGGTCGCAAGCCCAATGGAAACCCGACCGGCTACCGTTGTAGCTGACAGATTGATATCGATCTGAGCCTGCTCGATCTGCTTGAGCATCAACTGGGCATGCCGGTAGAGAACGAGGCCTGCCTCCGTTGGAGCAATGCCGACGTTGCTGCGGATCAGAAGTTTGTGGTTGAAATGGGCTTCGAGCGACGCGATCTGCTGCGAAAGCGCCGGCTGTGCCGTGCGCAGGACACTGGCTGCACGCGACATGCTGCCAGTGTCAACGATCTTAACAAAGCTTTTCAGTTTTCTGAAGTCGACGCTCATCGTTCCAGGCTCTTTCCTGCCAAAACTAGAGCATTGCGCGGGAAGGGCGCAATCCCCTTCCTGCCAGGCCGGAGCAGTTATTGGAGCGCTGCGACGGCGGTCTCGATGCGGTCGCAGCCAGCCTTGATCACCTCCATCGACGTGGCAATCGACAGCCGAAAATAAGGCGAGAGGCCATAGGCGGCTCCTTGCAGTGCAGCAACGCCAACGCCGTCCAGCAGATAGAGGACGAAATCGAGATCGTTCTCGATAACCTTTCCTTCCGGTGTCTTTCGCCCGATTACGCCCGAGCAGTTTGGAAATAGGTAAAAAGCGCCCGCCGGCGGGAGGCAGGAAAGACCCAGTATCGCATTGAGACGCGCACAGGCATAGTCGCGGCGTTCCTTGTAGACCTTCACGCTCTCAGTGACGAAGGCTTGATCCTCGGTCAGCGCGTAGGCGGCGGCTGCCTGGCTCACCGAGGAGGGACAAGAGGACATCTGGGATTGGAGCTTGTTAATAGCTGCAACGAGCGGCTCGGGGCCGGCAGCGTAGCCGATCCGCCACCCCGTCATAGCGTAGGACTTTGATACGCCGTTCGTGAGCAGGACACGATTCTTTAACGCGGGAACCGCCGCGACAAGAGTCGTTGTCGGCTCGTCCTCGAACCAGACCTGATCGTAAATGTCATCCGACAGCACGAGCACGTGAGGATGACGCGACAGAACCTCGCCTAAGGCCTCGAGTTCGGCCCGGCTGTAGGCGGCACCTGTGGGGTTTGAGGGTGTGTTCAGGATGAGCCACAAAGTTTTCGGTGTGATGGCGTCTTCAAGGGCCTCCGGAGTAAGCTTGAATCCCTTCTCTTGCGGGCATTCCACGATGATCGGCTTGCCTTCATTGGCAATGACCATGTCTGGGTAGGAGACCCAGTAGGGAGCCGGAATGATAACTTCGGCGTCGTTCTCCACGCTCGCCATCAGAGCCAGGAAGAGGATTTGCTTGGCGCCGCCGCCGACACAAATCTCGCTGTCTCGGTAGGAAAGACCGAGCCGACGTTGGTAATCACTGATGATGGCTTTCCGCAATGCCGGCGTTCCGTTGACGGCTGTGTACTTGGTTTCGCCCCGGTCGATTGCGGCATGGGCGGCCGCCTTGACGTTCTCTGGTGTATCGAAGTCCGGTTCGCCTACCGTCAGGTCGACGATATCGCGGCCGGCTGCCTTGAGCTCGCGCGCACGCGCCGAAGCCGCCGTGCTGGGTGAGATTTTGATGCGCGAGACGCGGGAAGCAGGCACGAAGTTGCTCATGAGATTGTTCTTTATGTGATCGGACTGAAGTGTGGCTGGAAGATACGGCAGATCTAATGGATCGCTTCCGTCTCGCCCCGCATCTTCCCGGTCAGGAAAAGTTCGCCGAGTTCGTCGTGGGTAATGTCCGTCGGCCGACCATCCCAGATTACCTTGCCAAGACGAAGGATGATGGCACGCTCTGCGACTTCCATCGCCTTCTTGGTATTCTGCTCGACGAGTAAGATCGTCTGACCTGACGCATGTAACCGGAGGAGCTCGTTGAAGACGACACCGATCGCGGCGGGCGACAGGCCGACGGACGGCTCATCGACCAAAAGGATCTTCGGCCTTTGGAGCACAGCCATCGCGACTTCCAGGAGTTGCTGCTCGCCACCGGACATGTTGCCAGCGAGCGTCGCGCGGCGCGTCTTCAGGATTGGGAAGAGATCGTAGACATAATCGCGGTCGGTTTTGACCTGGCTGTCGCGCAGGGTGTAGGCCGCCATTTGCAGGTTCTCGTCCACCGTCATGACCGGGAAATTGCATCGGCCCTGTGGCACGAAGGAGATGCCCTCGCCAAGGATCGCTCGCGATTTGTATCCGGCGATATTCTTACCCTGCCAGCTGATGCTGCCCTCTTTGATCGTGGTCATGCCATAGAGCGTCTTGAGCAGGGTAGACTTCCCGGCTCCGTTTGGTCCCATGAGGGCCACAAACTGACCCTGCGGCACGTCCAGGTCGACCCCGTTCAGGATGTCGAGTGAGCCGTAGCCAGCGCGTAGGTTCTTGATGGAAAGGTTTGAATCAGCCACCGAGATAGGCCTCCCTCACCTGCTGGTTCTGAACGATGCTCTGGGGTGTGCCTTCGGCAAGCTTGCGGCCCTGGTCGAGGACGACAACCCGTTCGCAGATACTGGTGACGACGTCGATGTTGTGCTCGATCACGAGGAAGCTCACGCCGAGGGATTTGTTGGCGTAGTTAATCGTCTCGACGACACGTTCGATGATCTTGGGGTTGATGCCCGCCATGGGCTCGTCGAGAAGAACGATTTTGGGCTCCGGCATCAGCATGGAGGCAAACTGGATGAGCTTCTGCTGCCCGCCGGAAAGGTTGCCCGCCGGCATATGGCGAACGTCCCACAGCCCAGCCATCCGGATGAGCTCGCGAGCCCTCTCCCGCAGGGCCGCGACGCGCTGGCGCGACATCCGTCCGAGGCTGAAGGTCGAGAGCAGGCTTGGGAATGTGAACATCTGACCGGCGATGATCAGATTTTCCTCAACATCGAGCGCCTTGAACACGACCGTCTTCTGAAACGAACGCAGCATCCGGCCCTCGCGGGCGATGCGGTTGAGAGACCAGCCCGTGATATCCTGCCCATCCAGAGTGACCTTGCCCGAGTCAGGCTTGCCGAGGCCGGTGCTGCAGTCAAAGAAGGTCGACTTGCCGGAGCCATTCGGTCCGATGAGCCCGCAGATCTCACCACGATGAATGTGAATACTCACATCGTTGACGGCTTTCACGGCACCATATGATTTCGTGAGGTTCGAGATTTCGAGGATTGGCAGGGTGCTCATTTCACACCTCCGACAAAGGACCAGAATCGGTTGAGAAGTGGGGCGAAGCCCTTCTTGAACCAAAAGACTAGGATCAGAAGACAGAACCCGTAGGCGATCATCCGCAGCTCCGGGGCCACACGGAGCGCTTCCGACAAGCCGACAAAGAGAAGGCTGCCGAACACCACGCCAGAGATCGTTCCAGCGCCGCCGCCGAGCACGATGATCAGCATCGTGGTCGAATAGTACATCTGGAAGGTGAGCGGGCTGACCACTGTCAGATAATGGGCGTAGATGCTGCCGCCGACGCCGGCAAAGACCGCGCTGAGCATGAAGACGATCAGCTTGTAGCGCCAGGTCGGCACGCCGACGGACTCCGCCAGCGTCTCGTTCTCGCGGATGGCGATCATGTTGCGCCCGGCTGGGGAGCGGACGATGGCCCAGACGGCGAGGGTCGCGAGAACCGCCACGGCGAGCGTGAGATAATAGAACCCGGTTGTGCCGGAGACCGTAAACGACGCCGGCCCCAGGGCGAAATGCGGCTTCGGGATGCTGGAAAGGCCCATGTCTCCACGCGTCACGCTGATCCAGTTCTTGGCGATCGCCTGACCGATGATGACGAATCCGAGCGTACACATGACGAAGGAGGTCGCCCGAAGCCTCAGTGCCGGGATCCCGAGCGGAAGAGCGATCAGGCCAGCCATCAAGCCGGCAGCGACAAGGTTGACGTAGAAAGGTGTCCCGTAATGAACCGCCAGAAGACCAGCGGTATAGGCGCCGATGCCGAAGAATGCGGCCTGAGCCAGCGATAGGAGCCCTGTATAACCAACCAGAAGATTGAGCCCATGGGCCGGGAGGAGGAAGATTAAGGCAATGATAATAGCGTGAAGCGCATAGGAGCCGATCAGGAACGGGGTGGATAGCGCCACGATTGCGACGAGGGTCGCCAGCGGCAGCCGCAAATCGCGGCGTCGCACCTTAGATGTCGGCTCAGCGAGAGACGTCTCGCGCGTTGTTTGGGTGAGAGACATAGGGTGTCCTCAGAGTTCGAGAGAAGTTCGGCAATGCCGTCAAAAACGTGCTTCCGTGGAAAACAGGCCGTAGGGCCGCCACATCAGCGTCAGGATCAGGGTCACAAACCCGACCGTGTCACGGAACTGCAGGCCGACATAGGTTGCGACCAGACTCTCGGCGATGCCGAGGAGCATAGCAGCAAAGAATGTGCCCCGGACGTTCCCGAGACCGCCCATGATGATGATCGGGAGGGTCTTGAACGTGATGAGCTCACCCATCCCGCCATAGACATTGACGTTGACGGGCGCAGTCAGCACTCCGGACAGAGCCGCAAGCGCCGCGCCGAGAATAAAGGTTCGCAGTACGACTTGCGGCACATCGATCCCGACGACCTCGCAGCATTCGATGTTCTGCGAGACCGCCCGCATGGACTTTCCCATGCGGCTGTACGTCACCATCAGTTCAAGGCCGATGAAAACGAGCGCACAAACGACAAGGATGAGGATGCGTTGCTGAGCCAGGGTGAAACCCAGAACCGAAACCGGTTCGATGTATCCACCTGAGAAGAACTTGTAGCCGCCGCCAAAGACGAGGATGACGGTGTTCTGGAGGATGAGGGCGATGCCGAGGGTGGCGAGCACCCCGGCCTCTGCCGGGGCGCCGACCATGCGCTGCATCACGAGCCTGCCGACGGCATAGGCTATGACGATCGTGGCCAGAATCCCGACGACGATCGACGCTTCATAGGACAGTTCAAGGTAATCGATGGCGAACCATGCCCCGAACGTCCCAAGCATATAGTATTCGCCGTGAGCGAAGTTGATTGCCCGTAGAACACCGAAGATCATCGTCATGCCGACAGCAACGATCGCATAGACAGAGCCTGTTACGATGCCGTTGATGATCTGTTCTGCAAAAGTGGAGAACATGGCCTCATCCTTCGACGCTTTTACGGTGCTGGATACTGGATTTCAGCCGTATAGGCGCCCTTGATGCTGGGCTTTCCGCCTTCGATCTGAAGCAGGATCATCGGCAGCCGGGCTTGGTTGTGATTGTCGAACGTGACTTCGCCGACAGCACTGTCATACTTGATCTTGGACAGCGCATCACGAACCTTCTCACGGTCTGGGCTTCCGGCTTCTTTGATGGCCTGCGCCAGGAGATGAACCGTCTCCCAATGCACGTAGGCGTGGTTGTTGGGCCCTTCCTTGTTGGCCGCCGTGAACTTTTCGACGAAAGCTTTGCTCTTGGGCGAGTCCCAGGCCGGCAGCCATGCCGCGGCTTCTACGGCCCCTTCCATGGCACGCGGTGCGGCCTTGATATTCGATGGGGTGTTGAATTCGGCGTTCCCAATCAGCGGCACCTTGCCGGCGAGCCCGACTTCGGTCATCTGCCGCGCGATGATCGGGGTTGTGTCGGCAAGACCATACAAGATGATGGCTTGAGCGCCGGCATCGCGGATTTTTGCCAAAACGCTGCGGAAATCGACTTCACCCTCTTTGTAGTAGTCTTCTGTCAGGATTTGTCCCTTGAACTGGGGCAGATACTTCTTCGTAAACTCGATGGCGGAACGGCCATAGTCGCTGTCGACCGAAAGAACGGAGAACTTCGTGAGCCCACGTTGCTCGGCGGCATACTTTGCGACGATCAGGGCGCGGTTCTCGTCGGTTGGGTAGTTGCGGAAGGTCCACTTATAGCCGCCGACCCCGGCCCCATAGGTGATCTTGGGATTTGAGGAGGCTGCGTTGAGGAGAAGAATTCGAGCGTCCTCTGCAACGGGCTGCATGGCGAGAGTGACGGAACTGGAAACGTCACCAATAATGAAATCGACCTTGTCGCTGTCGATCAGGCGGCGGGTTGCTGAAACACCCTCAACAGGCGTACCTTGGCTGTCGCCCGAGACGAGTTCAATTTTTCGGCCATCCACGCCCCCGGCATCGTTGATCTCCTTTACGGCGAGTTGTGCGCCGCGCATCGAGAACGAGCCATAGCGGGCGTTAGGCCCGCTCATCGGCGCCACGAGGCCGAGTTTGATACTTTCTCCCGCCGCATACGCTGTCCCTGCAAAGTTCGGAATCGCGGCGGCAAGAGTTAAAACTGCGGTCGAGAGGCAAAATGCTCTACGGCTGATCACTTTGGTCATGTTCCCACTCCATGTTACTGGAACGCACGAGCTTGGCCCTATGCCAGCGCACGCTGTTTTATGTGCCGCATTGATGCGGTTCGTTTCTTGAGCCAGGCCATCTTCCTCTTGGCCCGTTAATCGATGAGAGTAGGGTCAGGACAGCAGGTCCGCCAACACAACTCCATTCTGCCGCTATAGCGTTTATTTATAGCGACGGCCGCGGCGAATCCTTACCCGCGGGAGAACTCTTACTTGCGTATAACGTTACCTATCCCTGGGAGTCCTAACCCATGAATCAGGGACGACCACTTCTCAGGGAACTGTCGCAAACCGTTCGGTAACAGGGTTCGCCCTATGTCTCCAGGCAACTCCGGAGGTACATGATGTTCAAAGGCCGTCACTTCGATCGTTCAGTCATCATGCTGTGCGTTCGGTGGTATCTGGCTTATGGCCTGAGCCTGTGGAACCTGGAGGAGATGATGGCCGAGCGAGGTGTGACGGTGGATCATGCCACTATCCATCGCTGGACGGTTCACTACGCTCCGCTCCTGCTCGAGCAATTCAATCGGCGCAAGCGAGCTGTCAGCCGGAGATGGCACGTGGACGAGACGTATATTAAAGTCCGTAGGCGGTGGATGTACTTGTACCGCGCCATCGACAGCGATGGTGACACGGTCGAGTTCTGGTTCTGCGAGCGGCGCAACCTCACGGCCGCCAAACGGTTCCTGCGCCAAGCGCTGAAGCGGCACGGCCGTCCTGAGCGGATCGTTATAGACGGCAGCCAGACCAACCGGGAAGCCATACAATCCTGCGATACGGCAAGTCGGCTCCAGGATCGGTCAAGACACAAGCTGAAGCCGATCCGGATTCGGCAAAGTGCCTACCTCAACAATCGCATTGAGCAGGACCATCGCGCCGTCAAACGCCGGGTTCGACTAATGCTCGGGTTCAAGTCGATGGTATCCGCTCAGGCGATCTTAGGAGGGATCGAGATGGTTCACATGATGCGGAAAGGACAGGCGAAGTATGCCTGCCGTTCGGAATTGTCCCTCGCCGAGCAGTTCGAGCTCCTGGCCGCGTAGAGCGTGCGTGCGGGACAGGTGCCTTTTTGTCCTTAGCTAAAATTCGCGACAGAACCCGCAGAGTTCGTGCTGAATGAACGAATGGCGCTTGCGACGAAGCTCCTCGTCGAGGGCGACATATCCGTGAAGCAGATTGCGAATGCCAGCGGATTTGATGATCCAAATTATTTCGCCAAAGCTTTTCGGCGGGTATTTAACACCAGCCCAACTGAATTCCGCACAACGGGTATGTATGCGTCCCAACGGAGCACTCGCTAATTGATTCATTGGACCGGATGATCTTGAAGTTTGCCTCGAGCTACTTGAGCCCCGTGATAGTAGGGGCTCCCTGATGCTTTCAATTACCCACATTTCTGACTTAGCAGCAGTGCTTGCCTGACCAGCACCAAGCGTGATTCCTTGGTGAGCATCTCCTCATCTGTGAGAGGTGTCCCATGGACAGGGCTCTGTCTCGGCTTTCCCGTGATCTCGCTGATCTCTGCGCGCCGGGCATACGCCGGACGGCCTCCTATTCGCTCCCACGAGGCGGCGCGGGAGCTGGGCCATGACAAAGACGTCTCTTCCGACGCATCCTCTGGGAGAGGCAGCCAATGTTATTTCCTGGGTCGATCAGGAACTCGCTGGGTGCCGCTTTCGGGACAATCGTCTCGGCCAGCGCCTGCGCAAGCTCCTGACCCACATGGCCGGTGCCATTGGCGGCAGCCTTCCGCTGGCCTGCCAGGATTGGGCTAACACCAAAGCGGCCTACCGCTTCCTGTCCAATCCCAAAGTTTCCGACCATGAGATCCTTCAGGGCCATTTCCAAGCCACCCGAACCCGCTTTGCCGCCTTCGGTGGCCCTATCTTGGTCATTCAGGACACAACCGAACTGTCCTACGAAAGAGCACAGCCTGAACGGATTGGTGCGACCCGCCGGGTCAACAGCGGCCGGGACAAGGAAGGTCGCTCCAGGATGCACACGGTCTGCGGGCTGCTCATGCACTCTTGCCTGGCTGTGACCGCGGATGGGCTGCCGCTGGGGCTTTCGGCAATCAAGTTTTGGACGAGGCCTCAGTTCAAGGGCGCCCGGACGCTCAAACGCAAGATCAACCCGACCCGGGTGCCCATCGATCAGAAGGAGAGTATCCGCTGGCTGGAGTGCATGAGGCAGTCCGTGGCGCTGTTCGGTGCTCCTGAGCGCTGCATCCATATCGGCGACCGGGAGAACGACATCGACGAGTTCTTCTGCACGGCTCAGGCTCTGAGCACGCACTTCCTGGTCCGAACCTGCGTGGATCGGTTGGCGGGCGATGGCCAGCACACCATCGCGGACGAGATGGCAGAGGTGAAGGTCAAAGGACGGCATCAGGTCGAAGTTCGCAGCCCGAAAGGCGATGTGAGCCTTGCCACCGTAGAGCTCAAATACCGCCGGATCCACATCCTGCCTCCGATCGGCAAGCAGAAGCGCTATCCAGCCCTGAGCCTGACGGTGATCCACGCACAGGAGCGTCATCCACCCAAAGACCGGGCGCGGATCGACTGGAAGCTGATCACGGATCTGCCGGTACGATCCCGCGCGGACGCGATCCAGATGCTCGACTGGTACGCCATGCGCTGGAAGGTCGAGCTGTTCCACAAGATCCTCAAGTCCGGGTGCCGAGCGGAGGAGACCAAGCTGAGAACGGCCGAGCGCCTGGTGAACCTGCTCAGCATCTACTGCATCCTGAGCTGGCGGATCTTCTGGATGACGATGCTCAATCGTGTTGTTCCGGACGTGCCGCCGCGGCTGGCCTTGACGGACTTGGAAATGGACCTGCTCGACGAGCTGGTGCGAGACAAGGGCCAGGTGCTGCTGCGGAGCAAGACGCTCGCCTACTATTTAACTAAGATCGCCCGCATGGGCG from the Microvirga ossetica genome contains:
- a CDS encoding IS4 family transposase, which gives rise to MTKTSLPTHPLGEAANVISWVDQELAGCRFRDNRLGQRLRKLLTHMAGAIGGSLPLACQDWANTKAAYRFLSNPKVSDHEILQGHFQATRTRFAAFGGPILVIQDTTELSYERAQPERIGATRRVNSGRDKEGRSRMHTVCGLLMHSCLAVTADGLPLGLSAIKFWTRPQFKGARTLKRKINPTRVPIDQKESIRWLECMRQSVALFGAPERCIHIGDRENDIDEFFCTAQALSTHFLVRTCVDRLAGDGQHTIADEMAEVKVKGRHQVEVRSPKGDVSLATVELKYRRIHILPPIGKQKRYPALSLTVIHAQERHPPKDRARIDWKLITDLPVRSRADAIQMLDWYAMRWKVELFHKILKSGCRAEETKLRTAERLVNLLSIYCILSWRIFWMTMLNRVVPDVPPRLALTDLEMDLLDELVRDKGQVLLRSKTLAYYLTKIARMGGYLARGHDPPPGNTVMWRGLSRLMDIELGARIGAQIYG
- a CDS encoding IS6 family transposase, producing the protein MFKGRHFDRSVIMLCVRWYLAYGLSLWNLEEMMAERGVTVDHATIHRWTVHYAPLLLEQFNRRKRAVSRRWHVDETYIKVRRRWMYLYRAIDSDGDTVEFWFCERRNLTAAKRFLRQALKRHGRPERIVIDGSQTNREAIQSCDTASRLQDRSRHKLKPIRIRQSAYLNNRIEQDHRAVKRRVRLMLGFKSMVSAQAILGGIEMVHMMRKGQAKYACRSELSLAEQFELLAA
- a CDS encoding branched-chain amino acid ABC transporter permease produces the protein MFSTFAEQIINGIVTGSVYAIVAVGMTMIFGVLRAINFAHGEYYMLGTFGAWFAIDYLELSYEASIVVGILATIVIAYAVGRLVMQRMVGAPAEAGVLATLGIALILQNTVILVFGGGYKFFSGGYIEPVSVLGFTLAQQRILILVVCALVFIGLELMVTYSRMGKSMRAVSQNIECCEVVGIDVPQVVLRTFILGAALAALSGVLTAPVNVNVYGGMGELITFKTLPIIIMGGLGNVRGTFFAAMLLGIAESLVATYVGLQFRDTVGFVTLILTLMWRPYGLFSTEARF
- a CDS encoding ABC transporter substrate-binding protein, with translation MTKVISRRAFCLSTAVLTLAAAIPNFAGTAYAAGESIKLGLVAPMSGPNARYGSFSMRGAQLAVKEINDAGGVDGRKIELVSGDSQGTPVEGVSATRRLIDSDKVDFIIGDVSSSVTLAMQPVAEDARILLLNAASSNPKITYGAGVGGYKWTFRNYPTDENRALIVAKYAAEQRGLTKFSVLSVDSDYGRSAIEFTKKYLPQFKGQILTEDYYKEGEVDFRSVLAKIRDAGAQAIILYGLADTTPIIARQMTEVGLAGKVPLIGNAEFNTPSNIKAAPRAMEGAVEAAAWLPAWDSPKSKAFVEKFTAANKEGPNNHAYVHWETVHLLAQAIKEAGSPDREKVRDALSKIKYDSAVGEVTFDNHNQARLPMILLQIEGGKPSIKGAYTAEIQYPAP
- a CDS encoding branched-chain amino acid ABC transporter permease; its protein translation is MSLTQTTRETSLAEPTSKVRRRDLRLPLATLVAIVALSTPFLIGSYALHAIIIALIFLLPAHGLNLLVGYTGLLSLAQAAFFGIGAYTAGLLAVHYGTPFYVNLVAAGLMAGLIALPLGIPALRLRATSFVMCTLGFVIIGQAIAKNWISVTRGDMGLSSIPKPHFALGPASFTVSGTTGFYYLTLAVAVLATLAVWAIVRSPAGRNMIAIRENETLAESVGVPTWRYKLIVFMLSAVFAGVGGSIYAHYLTVVSPLTFQMYYSTTMLIIVLGGGAGTISGVVFGSLLFVGLSEALRVAPELRMIAYGFCLLILVFWFKKGFAPLLNRFWSFVGGVK